From Rutidosis leptorrhynchoides isolate AG116_Rl617_1_P2 chromosome 3, CSIRO_AGI_Rlap_v1, whole genome shotgun sequence, a single genomic window includes:
- the LOC139902187 gene encoding lon protease homolog 1, mitochondrial-like translates to MLKALRSSPRVLRPVLGLTNPSLLQTRFSSSDSSDGPGSECVPAVEETQSKSAAPVAATVMRVPLEIAKVLALPLAHKPLFPGSYIPTYVKDAKLLAALSENLKGEVPYVGAFLVKADPRSELSGLNIEKKIYEFKGKDLFNRLHEVGTLAQIIPIQGDEVVLMGHKRLRITEMNSAYNMDDDVIKATYFEVVKILKDIMKTHPS, encoded by the exons ATGTTGAAGGCGTTAAGGTCTTCTCCAAGAGTGCTTCGTCCTGTTCTAGGGTTAACAAACCCTAGCTTGTTACAAACACGTTTTTCAAGTTCGGATTCTAGTGATGGACCCGGGTCGGAGTGTGTTCCCGCTGTTGAAGAAACTCAATCGAAATCTGCAGCGCCAGTTGCTGCTACAGTTATGAGAGTGCCACTTGAAATTGCTAAG GTGTTAGCATTGCCATTAGCACATAAACCCTTATTTCCAGGATCTTATATTCCAACATATGTCAAG GATGCTAAACTACTAGCTGCATTGTCTGAAAATTTGAAAGGAGAGGTTCCTTATGTTGGTGCGTTCCTTGTAAAAGCTGACCCAAGATCTGAGTTGAGTGGCTTAAATATAGAGAAAAAAATATATGAGTTTAAGGGCAAAGATTTGTTTAATCGTCTCCATGAAGTAGGTACACTGGCCCAG ATTATACCAATTCAAGGAGATGAGGTTGTTCTTATGGGTCATAAGCGGCTTCGGATAACAGAGATG AATTCAGCATACAACATGGATGATGATGTGATCAAGGCAACATATTTTGAGGTTGTAAAAATCCTTAAAGATATTATGAAGACACATCCTAGTTGA